Proteins encoded by one window of Bacteroidota bacterium:
- a CDS encoding response regulator, whose translation MIKIPGINNNIRNINIDLNINKITLNFFNKNIEAKFRQDYFKNSLIPFRISFITVSLLYAAFGYLDLITSEEFIKEFHIIRYLIVIPILSGVFLFSFHKYFRNIWQTLLSISFIAGGSGIIYMLLRNPNNLYYYGGMFLVIMAGYFFIHLRFLPATIAGIILTLIYSIAIFIFYDSTDTQFGHLLVAGAFFISAHVISMLALYNIEFLKRLDFNQRILLAEKQDEITKINQGLEEQVIDRTKLLDERNQNLIEEIKIRKKIEKSLIIAKEKAEESDRLKSSFLANMSHEIRTPMNGILGFADLLKEKDLTGEERDKYIEVIESSGERMLNIINDLLNVSTIEAGYVKVDLSEVNINEQMQDIFNLFLPEIESKGLKFIFKNKPKSDILIQTDKEKLYAIFNKLLKNAIKYTDEGFIEMGYEEFDNELKFFIIDSGIGIPKNQLKIIFDRFVQVDSSLSSLYEGAGLGLSITKSYVKMLKGKIWVHSEEGEGSEFYFSLPYKYTKHHKDKEDIAINKSAMNKLKQITLLIAEDQESSDAYLTAIVKDNCKKIYHVQTGVDAIKICQNEKLDLILMDIKMPIMNGYEATRAIREFNRDVIIIAQTAYAMPGDKEKALEAGCNDYISKPTKKDALLAIISKYFLN comes from the coding sequence ATGATTAAAATTCCCGGAATCAATAATAATATTCGGAATATCAATATTGATTTGAATATAAATAAGATCACCTTAAACTTCTTCAACAAAAATATTGAAGCCAAATTCAGGCAAGACTATTTTAAGAATTCACTCATACCATTTCGAATCTCATTTATAACAGTTTCACTGCTCTATGCTGCCTTTGGATACTTAGATTTAATAACTTCTGAAGAATTTATAAAAGAATTCCACATCATAAGGTATTTAATCGTAATACCTATATTATCAGGAGTTTTTCTTTTTTCATTTCACAAATATTTCAGAAATATCTGGCAGACACTTCTATCAATAAGCTTTATTGCAGGTGGTAGCGGCATTATATATATGTTACTACGAAATCCTAATAATTTATATTATTATGGAGGAATGTTTTTGGTAATTATGGCTGGATATTTTTTTATTCACCTTAGGTTTCTTCCTGCGACTATAGCAGGAATTATACTGACCCTTATCTATAGTATTGCCATTTTTATTTTTTATGATTCAACAGATACACAGTTTGGGCACTTATTAGTTGCAGGTGCATTCTTTATCTCGGCTCATGTTATTAGCATGTTGGCTTTATATAATATCGAATTTTTGAAACGCCTTGATTTCAATCAAAGAATATTACTGGCCGAGAAGCAAGATGAAATAACAAAAATTAATCAAGGTTTGGAGGAACAAGTAATAGATCGCACAAAATTACTTGACGAACGTAATCAAAATCTTATTGAGGAGATTAAAATTCGAAAGAAAATTGAAAAAAGTCTGATTATTGCCAAAGAAAAAGCTGAAGAAAGCGATCGTTTAAAGTCTTCATTTTTGGCTAATATGAGTCATGAAATACGTACACCGATGAATGGCATTCTGGGGTTTGCAGATTTGCTTAAGGAAAAAGATTTAACCGGAGAAGAAAGGGATAAATACATTGAGGTGATTGAGAGTAGCGGTGAAAGAATGCTGAACATTATTAATGATTTATTAAATGTTTCGACAATAGAAGCAGGATATGTAAAAGTTGATCTTTCGGAAGTAAATATTAACGAACAAATGCAAGATATATTCAATTTGTTTTTACCGGAAATTGAAAGTAAAGGGTTGAAATTTATCTTTAAAAACAAACCAAAATCCGACATCTTAATCCAAACTGATAAAGAAAAGTTGTATGCTATATTCAACAAATTGCTTAAAAATGCGATAAAATATACTGACGAAGGATTTATTGAAATGGGATACGAGGAATTTGATAACGAGCTTAAATTTTTTATAATTGACTCAGGTATAGGAATCCCTAAAAACCAATTAAAAATAATATTTGATCGATTTGTTCAAGTCGATTCAAGCTTATCGAGTTTATATGAAGGAGCAGGGTTAGGTCTTTCTATCACCAAATCTTATGTTAAAATGCTCAAAGGGAAAATTTGGGTTCATTCAGAAGAAGGAGAAGGTTCAGAATTTTATTTCAGCTTACCTTATAAATATACCAAGCATCACAAAGACAAAGAAGACATTGCCATAAATAAAAGTGCCATGAATAAATTAAAACAAATCACATTATTGATTGCAGAAGATCAGGAGAGTTCGGATGCTTATCTGACTGCAATAGTGAAAGATAACTGCAAAAAAATCTATCATGTTCAGACAGGAGTAGATGCTATAAAAATCTGTCAGAATGAAAAATTAGATTTAATATTGATGGACATCAAGATGCCTATAATGAATGGTTATGAAGCTACACGGGCAATTCGCGAATTTAATCGTGACGTCATTATTATCGCTCAAACAGCTTATGCTATGCCGGGGGATAAAGAAAAGGCACTTGAAGCGGGTTGTAACGATTATATTTCCAAACCTACTAAAAAAGATGCGCTTTTGGCAATTATCTCGAAGTATTTTCTCAATTAA
- a CDS encoding 4Fe-4S binding protein: MKKIKTNPYRLSIQLIIFSLLIYMGISLFINPNYLADFEAYCPFGGIQALTSFLVNDTLACTMTSAQIAMGLIFVIAIILFSKLFCSFICPIGSISEWLGKIGDKFKMRYTITGVTDKILRSLKYGLLFITVYFTVESSELFCKWFCPYYAVASGFNPDVNVMMAIGAILLVIIGSIFIRLLWCKYLCPLGALSSIFRYFTLTVSILGIYLLLNVYVINISFIWPLAFLCAIAYIFELYTMQSRIFPLLKVKRDAKICTSCKLCDKACPQAIQVSKETVIKHIDCHLCADCLQVCPEKGALAINRKGRKWWPAIIVVILIIAGLVLGKSFELPTLSEYWAEPETKSEMEIYTIHDLKTIKCYGSSVAFSNHMYDMDGVYGIDTYVGTFTVKIWYAPDMTDTLKIREWIFTPAKVRLQEIDLNDDHLIVYKIRIDNFLDQLDTENLRGILAEQADIIGMQTEFGCPVYLTLYVKSNSQLTEENLKNIIEQRGFKSKSKNSTDVEIINHHFKVVEVAKADEVISVENILRLFTIE; the protein is encoded by the coding sequence ATGAAAAAGATTAAAACCAATCCTTACAGACTAAGCATCCAGCTAATAATTTTTTCATTATTAATTTACATGGGAATTAGTTTATTTATTAACCCTAATTATTTAGCAGATTTTGAAGCTTATTGCCCATTTGGAGGGATTCAGGCATTGACTAGTTTTTTGGTAAACGATACCCTGGCTTGTACCATGACCAGTGCTCAAATTGCGATGGGGTTGATATTCGTTATAGCCATTATCCTATTTAGTAAATTGTTTTGTTCTTTTATTTGTCCCATCGGATCAATTTCAGAATGGTTAGGTAAAATTGGAGATAAATTTAAAATGCGTTACACAATTACCGGTGTCACCGATAAAATTTTAAGATCGCTGAAGTATGGCTTACTCTTTATCACTGTTTACTTCACTGTTGAATCGAGTGAATTGTTCTGCAAGTGGTTCTGCCCTTATTATGCAGTTGCTTCCGGTTTTAATCCCGATGTGAATGTAATGATGGCCATAGGTGCCATCCTATTAGTAATTATTGGATCTATTTTTATACGGCTTTTATGGTGTAAATACCTTTGTCCACTCGGAGCACTATCAAGTATTTTCAGGTATTTTACCCTCACTGTAAGTATTCTGGGAATTTACCTGCTTCTTAATGTTTACGTAATAAATATCAGTTTTATTTGGCCATTGGCATTTCTTTGTGCCATAGCTTATATATTTGAGCTTTACACGATGCAAAGCAGGATTTTCCCATTATTAAAGGTGAAACGAGATGCTAAAATATGCACCAGTTGTAAATTATGTGATAAAGCATGCCCCCAAGCCATTCAAGTCTCAAAGGAAACTGTTATAAAACATATCGACTGCCATTTATGTGCCGATTGCCTGCAAGTGTGTCCAGAAAAAGGCGCTTTGGCAATCAACAGAAAAGGAAGAAAATGGTGGCCCGCAATCATTGTTGTTATTTTAATTATTGCAGGACTTGTATTGGGTAAATCATTCGAATTGCCAACCTTGAGTGAATATTGGGCCGAACCTGAAACGAAATCGGAGATGGAGATATATACTATTCACGATTTGAAAACAATTAAATGCTATGGCAGTTCGGTTGCATTTTCGAATCACATGTACGATATGGATGGAGTTTATGGAATAGATACTTATGTCGGCACTTTTACGGTAAAAATTTGGTATGCTCCTGACATGACCGATACCCTTAAAATCAGGGAATGGATTTTTACCCCGGCTAAGGTTCGGTTACAGGAAATTGATTTGAATGATGACCATCTTATTGTTTATAAAATCCGTATTGATAATTTTCTGGATCAGTTGGATACTGAAAATCTGAGAGGCATACTGGCAGAACAGGCAGATATTATTGGCATGCAAACTGAATTTGGATGTCCGGTTTATCTCACTTTATATGTCAAATCTAATTCTCAGCTTACAGAAGAAAATTTAAAAAATATTATTGAGCAAAGAGGATTCAAATCAAAGAGCAAAAACTCAACAGATGTTGAGATTATAAATCATCATTTTAAGGTAGTTGAAGTCGCCAAGGCGGATGAAGTTATTTCTGTTGAAAATATCCTAAGGCTTTTCACGATTGAGTAG
- a CDS encoding HAMP domain-containing histidine kinase has product MKKMKFQLVLLIITIFCLSGLVGIQINWILKQANLQEQEFNRDVKKALISIEKNLEGISECPFTNKTENNCMALLNTFKQAINLDSLITHDLNYHGIDLDYEYGIVNVKLDNYWSAQKGTTVTVDLAQGLHESGYELKINFPKKSDFVFAQIGYAFISSLLLIILVVVSFMLIFRYYKREKSLTERIREFVNNMTHEFKTPIANIAFANSMISKHSKVENDSKLQSFTQIIKSEQAKLNDRVEKLLSTSYSNKEAIKEFEKLDLSVLIQEIISSNQVQILNKNGKINFFEYGDDHIILSNSNQLQIILDNLIDNSIKYCTVNPEIDITLKSSEKYHLIEVKDNGIGISPDQQKLIFDQYYRVPTGDVHDIKGFGIGLYHVKRILDQIGGEIMVNSEINKGSQFIVKLPNHRK; this is encoded by the coding sequence ATGAAGAAGATGAAATTCCAATTGGTTTTATTGATTATTACTATATTTTGCCTGTCAGGATTGGTGGGAATTCAAATTAATTGGATCCTCAAACAAGCCAATTTACAAGAACAAGAATTTAATAGAGATGTCAAAAAGGCCTTAATAAGCATAGAAAAAAATCTTGAAGGTATCAGCGAATGTCCTTTTACAAATAAAACAGAAAATAATTGCATGGCATTGCTCAATACCTTTAAACAAGCGATTAATCTTGATTCCCTCATTACCCACGATTTAAATTATCACGGGATAGATTTGGATTATGAATATGGCATCGTGAATGTAAAGTTGGATAATTACTGGAGCGCACAAAAGGGTACAACGGTGACGGTAGATCTGGCCCAGGGACTACATGAATCAGGGTATGAGCTAAAGATTAATTTTCCGAAAAAAAGCGATTTTGTTTTTGCGCAGATTGGTTATGCTTTTATTAGTTCATTGCTTTTAATTATCCTTGTGGTTGTTTCCTTCATGCTTATTTTCAGATATTATAAAAGAGAAAAGTCGCTTACAGAGCGGATTCGTGAGTTTGTTAATAACATGACCCATGAATTTAAAACTCCTATAGCTAATATTGCCTTTGCAAATAGCATGATTTCAAAGCACTCAAAGGTTGAAAATGACTCAAAACTTCAATCCTTTACTCAAATTATTAAAAGTGAGCAAGCGAAGCTGAACGACCGTGTTGAAAAATTATTGAGTACCTCTTATAGTAATAAAGAGGCAATAAAAGAGTTTGAAAAATTGGATTTGTCGGTTTTGATTCAAGAAATTATTAGTTCAAATCAGGTACAGATATTGAATAAAAATGGAAAGATCAATTTTTTCGAATACGGCGATGATCACATCATTCTAAGTAATAGTAACCAACTTCAAATCATTCTGGATAATTTAATAGATAATTCAATTAAATATTGCACCGTTAACCCAGAAATTGATATTACATTGAAATCAAGCGAAAAATATCATCTGATTGAGGTAAAAGATAATGGAATTGGAATTTCGCCCGATCAGCAGAAATTGATATTTGATCAATATTACCGCGTGCCAACCGGTGATGTTCATGATATCAAAGGATTCGGAATTGGGCTGTATCATGTGAAACGAATTCTGGACCAAATTGGTGGGGAAATTATGGTGAATAGCGAAATAAATAAAGGAAGCCAATTTATCGTTAAATTGCCTAACCATAGAAAATAA
- a CDS encoding response regulator transcription factor, with protein sequence MKPRILIVEDDVNLGFLLVEYLESNGFEVKLYIDGVAGLNGFRMGTYDLCIIDIMLPKMDGFSLIKEIKMLDKHISIIILSARSLKEDKLKGFDIGVDDYITKPFDEEELVCRINAVLNRKQKPDPSKQANLSKVSVGDYSFDPLNQVLSLNSNKYRLTFKENKILQLLSMSKNELVKRDEIMEQVWGDSNYSTGRSLDVFISKLRNYLKKDPKIKISTIPSVGYILEENADIGS encoded by the coding sequence ATGAAACCAAGGATACTAATTGTTGAAGATGACGTTAATCTGGGATTCCTGCTGGTTGAGTATCTGGAGTCGAATGGTTTTGAAGTTAAGCTGTATATTGATGGTGTTGCCGGTCTGAACGGTTTCAGGATGGGAACCTACGACCTTTGTATTATCGATATCATGTTACCCAAGATGGATGGCTTTAGTTTGATCAAAGAGATTAAGATGCTTGATAAACATATTTCGATCATCATCTTATCCGCCCGTTCATTGAAAGAGGACAAACTAAAAGGATTTGATATTGGTGTTGATGATTATATTACCAAGCCATTCGATGAAGAAGAGCTTGTTTGCAGGATAAATGCCGTTTTAAACCGAAAACAAAAACCTGACCCGTCGAAGCAGGCTAATTTATCAAAAGTTTCGGTTGGAGATTATAGTTTCGATCCACTTAATCAGGTACTATCGTTGAACTCGAATAAGTATCGTTTGACTTTTAAGGAGAATAAAATTCTGCAATTACTAAGCATGTCAAAAAATGAACTGGTAAAACGGGATGAGATCATGGAGCAGGTTTGGGGCGATTCGAATTATTCTACCGGCAGAAGCCTTGACGTATTCATTTCAAAATTAAGAAACTACCTTAAAAAGGATCCTAAAATAAAAATTTCGACAATTCCATCAGTAGGATACATCCTGGAAGAGAATGCGGACATTGGTTCGTGA
- a CDS encoding T9SS type A sorting domain-containing protein, with protein sequence MKSLTFLVIGIFVSFYSFSQQNGNPCINDDSTVLLIHFNNDLTFEGSYSGNVQNWGNESVYGNSLTGFGQAFRMNNEEGLQCILIEPASELNLGRDWRIEFWVKVGNYGSGSTAFPSLFIKDGQGVAAIVIGFRSDGLGFNCGVTFDNLAEIRIEQQTGLEIEKWHHVILASDSADASISFIVHDQDWNKVFSNSQSFPEGTDGSLCNAERKVFLGGVDGGSNIQFDGWIDEFRISNSSRVYHPEPPALIAESEHTAFYAHESQSEYWDEIKNEIDQWFLELCSYWDRPGLDNLFDEEEKVKIFLVGKEELSAFINFDFPDWKCGGYKVPNEIYVSIPPGGRNDVYEDSFSRLVKNTLAQLILKKKQIRSQGGYCPSYFAEAFGLFYSGFYINSNTIVEAISELGHNPVINDIKSMDDFTSINKRSLMVSYIEAQALSVVGIQNLGPDGYETIWQHHLTYFYENDVANRIVLQRQTNHFNIYSTPQDIQFMDDIAGKLEEKFEHYTTLFEFPILHKFNCVVYPNAQAGLYCMVILDDYNGGSAWSGDKIDFLSPTVAWGGLDEALKTLIPHEFFHGFHFNFVTHLFAIPSFHSEGMAEIMAYESVNDDYLANRSWYFKEGLERFKNEHGHFPNLAEIMPDTDGYMSVYSFGQAFWHFMQKNHADYPTIRDFFLSGLDWNVFDISYEEIDAGYINYLKTIAGIQTDPPGQPSNPQPQNQATAVSTNPTLSWNNGSNTDQIDLYFGTSNPPAQKVLNNTNETSTYQPATLSYQTTYYWKVVNRNTIGETEGAAWSFTTDIGTGIFDEDKEDGIQLYPNPAEKIVTIASPEPVDLSIFNLAGQCVLERKDFLNDQIDLSGYQKGTYFVIFTNRKGKLIKQLIIK encoded by the coding sequence ATGAAATCCCTTACTTTCCTTGTTATTGGAATATTTGTGTCCTTTTATTCCTTCTCACAACAAAATGGCAATCCTTGCATCAATGATGATTCGACGGTATTATTAATCCACTTCAACAATGATCTGACCTTTGAGGGATCATATAGCGGAAATGTTCAAAACTGGGGCAACGAATCTGTGTATGGAAATTCTTTAACCGGTTTTGGACAGGCCTTTAGAATGAACAATGAAGAAGGATTACAATGCATTCTGATTGAACCTGCATCAGAGCTTAACCTTGGCAGGGACTGGCGTATTGAGTTCTGGGTAAAAGTTGGGAATTACGGTTCAGGTTCAACTGCATTTCCAAGCCTGTTTATTAAAGATGGACAGGGAGTTGCAGCCATTGTTATCGGTTTTAGGAGTGATGGCCTTGGTTTTAATTGTGGGGTAACTTTCGATAATCTTGCTGAAATAAGGATTGAACAGCAGACCGGGTTGGAGATTGAAAAATGGCATCATGTAATACTTGCCAGCGATTCCGCAGATGCTAGTATATCATTTATTGTTCATGATCAGGACTGGAACAAGGTTTTTAGTAATTCACAGTCATTTCCTGAAGGAACTGATGGCAGCTTATGTAATGCTGAACGTAAGGTTTTTTTGGGTGGTGTTGATGGGGGCAGTAATATCCAGTTCGATGGTTGGATTGATGAATTTCGGATCAGTAATAGTTCAAGAGTCTATCATCCCGAGCCACCCGCTTTAATTGCAGAAAGCGAACATACAGCTTTTTATGCCCATGAATCCCAGTCGGAATATTGGGATGAGATCAAAAATGAAATTGATCAATGGTTCCTGGAGCTATGCTCATATTGGGATCGTCCCGGCCTCGATAATTTATTCGATGAAGAGGAAAAGGTAAAAATCTTTCTGGTTGGGAAAGAAGAATTAAGTGCGTTCATCAATTTTGATTTTCCTGATTGGAAATGTGGCGGATACAAAGTTCCGAATGAAATTTATGTTTCAATTCCTCCCGGAGGAAGAAATGATGTTTATGAAGATTCTTTTTCGAGACTGGTAAAGAATACCCTTGCACAATTGATTTTAAAGAAAAAACAAATAAGGAGCCAGGGTGGCTATTGTCCTTCTTATTTTGCAGAAGCTTTCGGGCTTTTTTATAGTGGCTTTTATATAAATAGCAACACAATTGTTGAAGCTATCAGTGAGTTGGGGCATAATCCAGTGATTAATGATATCAAAAGTATGGATGATTTTACTTCGATTAATAAAAGATCGTTAATGGTATCCTATATCGAAGCACAAGCATTATCTGTAGTTGGAATACAAAATCTTGGCCCGGATGGTTATGAAACTATTTGGCAACATCATTTGACCTATTTTTATGAAAACGATGTTGCCAATCGCATTGTATTGCAGCGCCAAACCAATCATTTTAATATTTATTCGACTCCCCAGGATATTCAGTTTATGGATGATATCGCTGGTAAACTGGAAGAAAAATTTGAACATTATACAACACTTTTTGAATTTCCAATTCTCCATAAATTTAATTGTGTGGTTTATCCCAATGCTCAGGCGGGGCTTTATTGTATGGTGATTTTAGACGATTACAATGGTGGAAGTGCATGGTCAGGCGATAAAATAGATTTTTTATCTCCAACAGTAGCTTGGGGTGGACTTGACGAAGCACTTAAAACTTTGATACCCCATGAATTTTTTCACGGTTTTCATTTTAACTTCGTAACTCATCTGTTTGCTATTCCCAGTTTTCATTCAGAAGGAATGGCTGAGATCATGGCATACGAAAGTGTTAATGACGATTACCTGGCCAACCGTTCATGGTATTTTAAAGAGGGCTTGGAAAGGTTTAAAAATGAGCATGGTCATTTTCCGAATCTTGCTGAAATAATGCCTGATACTGATGGTTATATGTCGGTTTATTCATTCGGACAGGCATTCTGGCATTTTATGCAAAAAAATCATGCTGATTACCCAACCATCCGGGATTTTTTCTTGAGCGGATTAGATTGGAATGTTTTCGATATTTCTTATGAAGAAATTGATGCAGGTTATATCAATTATTTAAAGACTATTGCGGGAATTCAAACAGATCCTCCCGGGCAGCCTTCCAATCCTCAACCCCAAAACCAGGCAACAGCAGTTTCAACAAACCCAACCTTGAGCTGGAACAACGGATCAAATACTGATCAGATCGATTTGTATTTTGGAACAAGCAATCCACCTGCACAGAAAGTGTTAAATAACACAAATGAAACAAGCACCTATCAACCAGCTACACTAAGCTATCAAACTACCTACTATTGGAAAGTTGTAAATCGGAATACGATAGGCGAAACTGAAGGAGCTGCATGGTCGTTCACAACCGATATCGGCACTGGTATTTTTGATGAAGACAAAGAAGATGGGATTCAATTATATCCAAATCCAGCAGAAAAGATCGTTACGATAGCTTCACCGGAACCGGTTGATCTATCTATTTTTAATTTGGCCGGACAATGTGTTTTGGAACGAAAAGATTTCTTAAACGATCAAATTGATTTAAGCGGCTATCAAAAAGGTACCTATTTTGTAATTTTTACAAACAGGAAAGGGAAATTGATAAAACAATTGATTATTAAATAA
- a CDS encoding PadR family transcriptional regulator, whose protein sequence is MNIEKTQAQMKKGVLELCILSIITGKEVYASDILEELKHSELIVVEGTLYPLLTRLKNDGLLSYRWEESKSGPPRKYYEITEIGKKVLKELDISWKELVNAVQLLTKSNNLI, encoded by the coding sequence ATGAATATTGAAAAAACACAAGCACAGATGAAGAAAGGGGTACTGGAATTATGTATATTATCCATAATTACTGGAAAAGAAGTTTACGCCTCCGATATTCTGGAAGAATTAAAACATTCGGAACTGATCGTCGTTGAAGGCACCTTATATCCCCTCTTGACTCGTTTAAAAAACGATGGCCTCCTAAGTTATCGCTGGGAAGAATCAAAATCGGGCCCACCGCGAAAATATTATGAAATTACCGAGATAGGTAAAAAAGTATTAAAAGAGTTAGACATCAGTTGGAAGGAACTGGTCAATGCTGTTCAATTGCTAACCAAATCAAACAATTTAATTTAA
- a CDS encoding PspC domain-containing protein: protein MKKTFTINISGIIFHIDEDAYSKLNSYLGSIKNHFTNLDGREEIISDIESRIAEILQTKLSDSKQVIVIEDINEVIVIMGQPSDFSDEDEEPVKSRTNYSDQQTGYKRLYRDPENKMIGGVAGGIGAYLHIDPLWIRILFIIALFTTIGGFIYIILWIVVPEALTTSERLEMRGEKVNISNIEKSIKDEFDNLKGTINDLTNQAKETYKKKAIYLRQFSRTS, encoded by the coding sequence ATGAAGAAAACATTCACTATAAATATTAGCGGAATAATTTTTCACATTGACGAAGATGCATACTCGAAGCTGAATTCCTATTTAGGTAGTATAAAAAATCACTTCACTAATCTGGATGGAAGAGAAGAAATCATCTCGGATATTGAAAGCCGCATCGCTGAAATTCTACAGACAAAACTAAGCGATTCAAAACAAGTTATTGTTATCGAAGACATCAACGAAGTTATCGTAATCATGGGGCAGCCCAGCGATTTTTCGGATGAAGATGAAGAACCTGTTAAATCCCGCACAAATTATTCGGATCAGCAAACCGGCTATAAAAGATTGTACCGTGATCCTGAAAACAAAATGATTGGTGGAGTAGCCGGAGGAATTGGCGCTTATTTGCATATAGATCCGCTTTGGATAAGAATCCTGTTTATTATTGCATTATTTACAACAATAGGTGGGTTTATCTACATCATTCTTTGGATTGTTGTTCCGGAAGCTTTGACAACATCAGAGCGACTGGAAATGCGTGGCGAAAAAGTGAATATCTCGAATATCGAAAAATCAATTAAGGATGAATTCGATAATTTGAAAGGAACGATTAATGACCTGACGAACCAAGCTAAAGAAACTTACAAAAAAAAAGCGATATACCTAAGACAGTTTTCGAGGACATCCTAG
- a CDS encoding SDR family NAD(P)-dependent oxidoreductase, which produces MEQENPKTAIVTGAYGAIGFAIARKLAFMDFEVFLLGRNERRLEEAVGTIQALKPGAKVWYELVDLSSHTSIRDLYKRWEGPLHILINNAATTPRERRTTTDGFELQFATNILGYFRMMHYFSEFMSGMKDARIVNVASSWAGDMDINDLQFEHRPYHNDLAYRQSKQANRMLTVAFAERLDNFGIVVNACHPGEVNSKLSNNLGFGGHESPETGAVTPVWLATDPAGLNYTGKYFEDKRPVECSFSKNKIAIEELYRYCRQFT; this is translated from the coding sequence ATGGAACAAGAAAATCCAAAAACTGCAATTGTAACCGGTGCTTATGGCGCAATTGGGTTTGCTATTGCACGGAAATTAGCTTTTATGGATTTTGAAGTATTTCTTTTGGGTAGAAATGAAAGAAGGCTGGAAGAAGCCGTTGGCACAATACAGGCATTAAAACCCGGTGCTAAAGTTTGGTACGAGTTGGTTGATTTATCAAGCCATACCTCTATAAGGGATTTATATAAAAGATGGGAGGGACCCTTACATATCTTAATAAATAACGCTGCCACTACTCCTCGTGAGCGAAGAACTACCACCGATGGCTTTGAGTTGCAGTTTGCAACAAATATATTAGGCTATTTCAGGATGATGCACTATTTCAGTGAGTTTATGTCTGGTATGAAGGATGCCAGAATCGTGAATGTGGCAAGTTCATGGGCCGGTGATATGGATATCAATGATCTTCAGTTTGAACATCGCCCATATCACAATGATTTGGCCTATCGACAATCGAAACAGGCAAATAGAATGCTTACCGTTGCATTTGCCGAACGGTTGGATAATTTTGGTATTGTGGTAAATGCTTGTCATCCCGGTGAAGTAAATTCAAAATTGAGTAATAATTTAGGTTTTGGAGGGCACGAATCACCTGAAACCGGAGCTGTAACCCCTGTTTGGCTTGCTACAGATCCGGCTGGATTAAATTACACCGGAAAATATTTTGAAGATAAACGACCGGTTGAATGCAGTTTTAGCAAAAATAAAATAGCGATAGAGGAACTCTACCGCTACTGTCGTCAATTTACTTAG